Proteins from a genomic interval of Rhodococcoides fascians A25f:
- a CDS encoding polynucleotide kinase-phosphatase has protein sequence MSTFDIPDLSLVVLIGISGSGKSSFAAQHFGPYETVSSDACRGMVSNDPNLQSATKDAFALLEFLVATRLRAGLLTVVDATNVQPAARKALIALAREHDVLPVAVVLDVPESVCAQRNAERTDRTFGRDVLRRQQSQLQRSMRGLAKEGFRSVHVLDGVDAVASATFVRTPLRSDRRELTGPFDVIGDIHGCLAELETLLAALGYTVERDESGRAVGATAPDGRMAVFLGDYVDRGPDSVGVLRLVMGMVGAGAALAVPGNHENKLVKALRGRKVTASHGLAETLEQLDAEPTEFRREVLEFCDGLVAHLVLDGGRLVVAHAGLIEKYHNRASGRVRSFALYGDTTGETDEFGLPVRYPWAKDYRGSATVLYGHTPVPDVEWENNTACLDTGCVFGGKLTALRYPEREIVSVPAEQVWYEPARPVGAFVRDAASLDLSDVIGPTGVETSLRGRVSIRPENAAGALEVMSRFALAPQWLHYLPPTMAPSRTSERDGYLEYPTEAFDAYRALGASAVICEEKHMGSRVVVVVCRDAETAREKFDAPEGVLGTAYTRTGRPVFDEALTGELISGVADALERAGVWDEVDSRWLILDCELMPWSAKAEGLIKTEYAAVGAESRATLEAEAGVLAQAASRGLDMQELRERNRIRQDNLVEFTAAYRRYIWPTDGLKGVLIAPFQVLASNVGTYADRPHQWHLDLADRMVTAAPEVFAATRRIEVDLSSADSVAAGEKWWEELTAQGGEGMVVKPAENCPRGKMQPGMKVRGREYLRLIYGADYTDPDRLTALRNRNVGHKQSMALREYALGMEALDRSVRNEPLYRIHQAVFAVLALESEPVDPRL, from the coding sequence GTGAGTACTTTCGACATTCCGGATCTGTCCCTCGTCGTTCTGATCGGCATCAGTGGGTCCGGCAAGTCGTCGTTCGCGGCGCAGCACTTCGGTCCGTACGAAACGGTGTCGAGTGATGCCTGCCGAGGGATGGTGAGCAACGACCCCAATCTGCAGAGCGCAACCAAGGATGCGTTCGCCCTCCTCGAATTTCTGGTCGCGACCAGATTGCGGGCCGGCCTGCTCACAGTCGTCGACGCCACCAATGTGCAACCGGCCGCCCGCAAGGCGTTGATCGCGCTGGCCCGAGAACACGACGTGCTGCCGGTTGCCGTCGTGCTCGATGTGCCGGAATCGGTGTGTGCACAGCGCAATGCCGAGCGCACCGACAGGACGTTCGGCCGAGATGTGCTGCGCCGTCAGCAGTCACAGTTGCAGCGGTCCATGCGAGGTCTGGCCAAGGAAGGGTTTCGTTCGGTTCATGTGCTCGACGGCGTCGATGCGGTGGCGTCGGCGACGTTCGTTCGTACGCCTCTGCGTAGTGATCGACGTGAGCTGACCGGGCCGTTCGACGTCATCGGCGATATCCACGGGTGTCTCGCCGAGCTCGAAACCTTGCTCGCAGCATTGGGTTACACGGTGGAGCGTGACGAGTCCGGTCGAGCGGTCGGCGCAACGGCACCGGACGGACGGATGGCGGTGTTCCTCGGTGACTACGTCGATCGGGGGCCCGACTCGGTCGGAGTACTGCGGCTGGTGATGGGGATGGTCGGTGCCGGTGCGGCGCTGGCAGTCCCGGGTAACCACGAGAATAAGCTCGTCAAGGCACTGCGAGGTCGGAAAGTGACGGCCTCGCACGGTCTCGCCGAGACCCTCGAACAGCTCGACGCCGAGCCGACAGAGTTCCGCCGGGAGGTGCTCGAGTTCTGCGACGGTCTCGTCGCGCACCTCGTGCTCGATGGCGGAAGGCTCGTCGTCGCGCACGCCGGTCTGATCGAGAAGTACCACAATCGGGCGTCGGGCAGAGTTCGAAGCTTTGCTCTGTACGGCGACACCACCGGGGAGACCGACGAATTCGGCCTGCCGGTTCGATATCCGTGGGCGAAGGACTATCGCGGTTCGGCGACGGTGCTCTATGGGCACACTCCGGTGCCGGATGTGGAGTGGGAGAACAACACTGCGTGTCTCGATACCGGTTGCGTATTCGGTGGCAAGTTGACGGCGCTGCGCTACCCGGAGCGCGAGATCGTGTCGGTGCCGGCCGAGCAGGTCTGGTACGAGCCGGCTCGTCCGGTGGGTGCATTCGTCAGAGATGCGGCGTCGCTCGATCTGTCGGACGTGATCGGTCCGACAGGTGTCGAGACCTCGCTGCGCGGACGCGTATCGATTCGGCCCGAAAATGCTGCCGGGGCATTGGAGGTGATGAGTCGGTTTGCGCTCGCTCCGCAGTGGCTGCACTATCTACCGCCGACGATGGCACCGAGTCGAACCTCGGAGCGCGACGGGTACCTCGAGTATCCGACGGAGGCGTTCGACGCGTATCGGGCGCTCGGTGCGTCGGCGGTGATCTGCGAGGAGAAGCACATGGGCTCGCGGGTCGTCGTGGTCGTGTGTCGCGATGCCGAGACCGCGCGGGAGAAGTTCGATGCACCGGAGGGAGTGCTCGGTACTGCGTACACCCGCACCGGTCGTCCCGTGTTCGACGAAGCACTGACGGGAGAGCTGATCTCCGGAGTGGCCGACGCGCTCGAAAGAGCCGGGGTGTGGGACGAAGTGGATTCGCGCTGGCTGATTCTCGATTGTGAGCTGATGCCCTGGTCTGCGAAGGCGGAGGGGCTGATCAAGACCGAGTATGCCGCAGTTGGTGCGGAGTCTCGGGCCACTCTCGAGGCCGAAGCAGGTGTGCTTGCTCAGGCTGCGTCGCGTGGTCTGGACATGCAGGAACTGAGAGAGCGCAACAGAATTCGTCAGGACAATCTGGTGGAGTTCACCGCCGCTTATCGGCGCTACATCTGGCCGACCGACGGGTTGAAGGGCGTCTTGATCGCGCCGTTCCAGGTGTTGGCGTCGAATGTCGGAACCTATGCCGATCGTCCGCACCAGTGGCACCTCGATCTCGCCGACCGGATGGTGACGGCTGCTCCCGAGGTGTTCGCCGCGACCCGTCGGATCGAGGTGGATCTGTCATCGGCCGATTCGGTTGCGGCAGGAGAGAAATGGTGGGAGGAGCTGACGGCGCAGGGCGGCGAGGGCATGGTCGTCAAACCTGCCGAGAACTGTCCGCGCGGAAAGATGCAGCCCGGCATGAAGGTTCGCGGCCGAGAGTATCTGCGGCTGATCTACGGTGCCGACTACACCGACCCGGATCGACTGACTGCACTGCGCAACCGGAACGTGGGACACAAGCAGTCGATGGCTCTGCGCGAATACGCACTCGGCATGGAGGCGTTGGACCGATCGGTGCGCAATGAACCGCTGTATCGCATCCACCAGGCGGTGTTCGCAGTACTGGCACTGGAATCGGAGCCGGTGGACCCGCGCCTGTAG
- the ilvA gene encoding threonine ammonia-lyase codes for MVASRILSDLTGHEVRLKCENLQRTGSFKPRGAYNRIARLDAEQRAHGVVAASAGNHAQGVAWAASQVGITSTVFMPVGVSLPKLVATKAYGATVHLVGNTVDEALKSAREFAERTGATLIHPFDHLDIVAGQATLGTELLQQMPDVGTIVIPTGGGGLLAGVAAAVKLTKPDIRIVGVQAEGAAAWPASLKAGHPIALESMSTMADGIAIGLPGSVPFDHVQGWVDDVVTVSEDALSRALVLCIERAKLIVEPAGAAAVAALMTHSAEELGLTGSVCAILSGGNIDPLLLTHVITHGLRAGGRYLAVRVTISDRPGGLTGVLGVVRDAGASVVDVVHSRTGGRLGLEEVDVMLTVETRGPDHRGSVLDALGAAGYAVHVEN; via the coding sequence GTGGTGGCCTCGCGGATTCTGTCGGATCTGACCGGCCACGAGGTGCGCCTCAAGTGCGAGAACTTGCAGCGCACCGGATCGTTCAAGCCACGCGGGGCGTACAACCGCATCGCCAGGCTCGACGCCGAACAGCGCGCTCACGGGGTGGTCGCGGCCAGCGCAGGCAACCATGCTCAGGGTGTCGCGTGGGCCGCGTCGCAAGTGGGGATTACCTCGACGGTGTTCATGCCGGTAGGCGTGTCGCTGCCGAAGCTGGTGGCCACCAAGGCATACGGAGCGACGGTGCATCTGGTGGGCAACACCGTGGACGAGGCGTTGAAGTCGGCTCGGGAATTCGCCGAACGTACCGGTGCCACCCTCATCCATCCGTTCGATCATCTCGACATCGTCGCTGGGCAGGCGACACTCGGTACCGAACTGCTGCAGCAGATGCCGGACGTCGGCACCATCGTGATCCCCACCGGCGGCGGGGGACTGCTGGCCGGAGTCGCCGCGGCTGTCAAGCTGACCAAACCCGACATCAGGATCGTCGGCGTGCAGGCTGAAGGCGCTGCCGCCTGGCCCGCGTCGCTGAAGGCGGGACACCCGATTGCGCTGGAATCGATGTCGACGATGGCCGACGGCATCGCGATCGGCCTACCCGGATCGGTGCCGTTCGATCACGTGCAGGGATGGGTGGACGACGTCGTCACCGTCAGCGAGGATGCGCTGTCGCGAGCTCTCGTGCTGTGCATCGAGCGCGCCAAACTCATCGTCGAACCCGCGGGCGCGGCGGCGGTGGCCGCGCTGATGACGCACTCCGCCGAGGAGCTCGGACTGACCGGCTCTGTGTGCGCCATCCTCTCCGGCGGGAACATCGATCCGCTGCTGCTCACCCACGTCATCACCCACGGTCTGCGGGCGGGTGGGCGCTACCTGGCTGTGCGCGTGACCATTTCGGACCGACCGGGCGGGCTCACCGGCGTGCTCGGGGTGGTGCGCGACGCCGGCGCAAGTGTGGTCGACGTCGTCCACTCCCGCACGGGTGGCCGGCTCGGCCTCGAGGAAGTCGACGTGATGTTGACTGTCGAGACGCGCGGACCCGATCACCGAGGCTCGGTGCTCGACGCCCTGGGCGCGGCCGGATATGCGGTGCACGTCGAGAACTGA
- a CDS encoding arabinosyltransferase domain-containing protein, translated as MARLVAIVSAVLGILLTISIPLLPIEQQQSSLTWPQSDTVGNVEAPLVGYTPISVDATVPCDAAARLPSGGILLSTSPKGSPDAYRYGLVAEVTGGEASQLKVTLRDSVLLEKPVSELSPSTAGDCSLTITSNGTATTVGLTGEDTVTRDGDVRPQMVGVFSDLQGSIPGLQLQAELDSRFSSTPSILKWFAMIVGVLATIVALVALHRLDLSDGRRARRFLPRRWWTFGLVDAVVIGTLLVWHVIGANTSDDGYQLGMARTADHAGYMANYFRYFGVPETPFGTPLYDMFGLMSHVSTASVWMRLPTLICAVVAWLVLSREVIPRFGAAARASKTALWTGGLVLLAFWLPYNNGLRPEPFVAIGVLLTWCSVERSIATRRLLPAAAAILIAALTVTCAPSGFICFAPLIAGARPVLQIVVARPREFGSTAQSFGNTTLGAVTLLAPLVASGTVVLVFAFGNQTVAGMLEMQRVHTVAGPSQAWFDEYLRYQWLMNMDIDGSLARRFGVFVMIVSLITVVVAMLRKGGKIPGTATGPARRIVGITVGSMALMMITPTKWTHHFGVFAGLAASVAVLAAVATGAAVLRSRRNRLLFAAAVSFLLAVAFTGTNGYWYVSAWGVPFWDKPILVAGLGISTMFLGLTLLLLLAAVWFHLRAPYVRTDKPLARWWSVPPIAVAAALMVLLAVASMAKGAVAQWPSYSIAKSNLSALAGNTCGLANDVLLETDPNADVLQPVSGDAFAALGAENDGFTPDGVAGDLTADKEASASGTSNTVDTEDQQQPTSTTGAGTGGSALPFGLDPATVPVLGSFGSDTPATLTTGWYALPADPGDLISIAAAGRIRSVNSDGIVTYGQSLELEYGVDGRAQGRVTPIDIGPTPSWRNLRVPMDQIPAGANTIRLVLSDTDRDPDQWLAITPPRVPRTQTLNDVVGRETPVLLDWEVGFNFPCQHPFDHRFGVAEVPGYRVLPDRSGAVITNAWQDHYGGGPLGWIDIVASARTIPSYLKDDWDRDWGSIERYTPYDETAEPAQITTSDVQRSGLWTPGPIKTG; from the coding sequence ATGGCTCGGCTCGTCGCGATCGTCTCCGCTGTCCTGGGAATTCTGCTGACGATCTCGATACCGCTGTTGCCGATAGAGCAGCAGCAGTCGTCGTTGACCTGGCCGCAGAGCGACACGGTCGGCAACGTCGAAGCTCCGCTCGTCGGCTACACGCCGATCAGCGTCGACGCCACCGTCCCGTGTGACGCCGCGGCCAGGCTTCCCAGCGGCGGGATACTGCTGTCCACCTCACCCAAGGGATCGCCCGACGCCTATCGATACGGTCTTGTCGCGGAAGTGACCGGCGGTGAGGCGTCGCAACTGAAGGTGACGCTGCGCGATTCGGTTCTCCTCGAGAAGCCGGTCTCGGAACTGAGCCCATCGACTGCTGGCGACTGCTCGTTGACGATCACCTCGAACGGCACTGCGACCACTGTCGGACTGACCGGCGAAGACACCGTGACGCGCGACGGCGACGTCCGGCCACAGATGGTCGGCGTGTTCAGCGATCTACAGGGAAGCATTCCCGGTCTGCAGCTGCAGGCCGAGCTGGACAGCAGGTTCTCGTCCACTCCGAGCATCCTGAAGTGGTTCGCGATGATCGTCGGCGTGCTCGCCACCATCGTCGCGTTGGTGGCGCTGCACCGCCTCGACCTGTCCGACGGCCGGCGCGCCCGACGGTTCCTACCGCGTCGCTGGTGGACGTTCGGTCTGGTCGACGCGGTGGTGATCGGAACGCTGCTGGTCTGGCACGTCATCGGCGCGAACACCTCCGACGACGGCTATCAACTCGGCATGGCCCGCACGGCCGATCATGCCGGGTACATGGCCAACTATTTCCGGTACTTCGGTGTGCCCGAGACGCCGTTCGGCACACCGTTGTACGACATGTTCGGCCTCATGTCGCACGTCTCGACCGCCAGTGTCTGGATGCGGTTGCCCACGCTGATCTGCGCCGTCGTCGCGTGGCTCGTTCTCAGTCGCGAGGTGATCCCGCGGTTCGGTGCCGCCGCTCGTGCCTCGAAGACCGCGCTGTGGACCGGTGGTCTGGTGCTGCTCGCGTTCTGGTTGCCGTACAACAACGGCCTGCGACCGGAACCGTTCGTGGCGATCGGTGTGCTGTTGACATGGTGTTCGGTGGAGCGATCCATCGCGACCCGCAGATTGCTGCCTGCAGCCGCGGCAATTCTGATCGCGGCATTGACGGTCACGTGTGCCCCCTCCGGATTCATCTGCTTCGCGCCGCTGATCGCCGGAGCCCGGCCGGTGCTGCAGATCGTCGTGGCCCGCCCTCGCGAGTTCGGCAGCACCGCGCAGTCTTTCGGCAATACAACACTGGGCGCGGTGACGCTGCTGGCCCCGTTGGTGGCGTCGGGAACGGTTGTACTGGTGTTCGCCTTCGGCAACCAGACCGTGGCGGGCATGCTCGAGATGCAGCGGGTGCACACTGTGGCCGGGCCGAGTCAGGCCTGGTTCGACGAGTACCTGCGCTACCAGTGGTTGATGAACATGGACATCGACGGCTCGCTCGCGCGCCGGTTCGGGGTGTTCGTCATGATCGTCTCGCTGATCACGGTAGTCGTCGCGATGCTGCGCAAGGGCGGCAAGATCCCCGGCACCGCAACCGGTCCGGCTCGCCGGATCGTCGGTATCACCGTCGGGTCCATGGCGCTGATGATGATCACCCCCACCAAGTGGACACACCATTTCGGAGTGTTCGCCGGTCTGGCCGCCTCGGTTGCCGTCTTGGCGGCCGTGGCGACCGGCGCGGCAGTGCTGCGCTCGCGGCGTAATCGGCTGTTGTTCGCCGCAGCGGTGTCGTTCCTGTTGGCCGTCGCGTTCACCGGAACGAACGGCTACTGGTACGTCTCGGCATGGGGAGTTCCGTTCTGGGACAAGCCGATTCTCGTCGCGGGCCTGGGCATCTCGACGATGTTCCTCGGACTGACGCTCCTGCTGTTGCTCGCGGCCGTGTGGTTCCATCTCCGCGCGCCGTACGTGCGCACCGACAAGCCCTTGGCGCGCTGGTGGTCGGTGCCGCCGATCGCCGTTGCGGCCGCATTGATGGTGCTGCTCGCCGTGGCATCGATGGCCAAGGGCGCTGTGGCGCAGTGGCCGTCGTACTCGATCGCGAAATCGAATCTCTCGGCCCTGGCCGGGAACACGTGCGGTCTCGCCAACGACGTACTGCTCGAAACCGATCCGAATGCCGATGTGCTGCAACCGGTCAGCGGAGACGCATTTGCCGCATTGGGTGCCGAGAACGACGGGTTCACCCCCGACGGGGTTGCGGGCGACCTCACCGCGGACAAGGAGGCCTCGGCGTCGGGCACCTCGAACACCGTCGATACCGAGGACCAACAGCAGCCGACGTCGACCACCGGAGCCGGAACCGGTGGCAGCGCACTTCCGTTCGGCTTGGACCCGGCAACCGTTCCGGTGCTCGGATCGTTCGGATCCGATACCCCTGCCACGTTGACCACCGGCTGGTACGCGCTGCCCGCAGATCCGGGCGACCTTATCTCCATCGCCGCTGCCGGACGCATCCGCTCGGTGAACTCCGACGGCATCGTCACGTACGGCCAGAGCCTCGAGCTGGAGTACGGAGTCGACGGTCGCGCGCAGGGGCGAGTGACGCCGATCGACATCGGCCCGACGCCGTCGTGGCGCAACCTGCGAGTTCCGATGGACCAGATTCCCGCTGGTGCCAACACGATTCGTCTTGTGCTCTCCGACACCGATCGCGATCCCGACCAATGGCTTGCGATCACCCCGCCACGAGTACCGCGCACCCAGACGCTGAACGACGTCGTCGGCCGTGAGACTCCCGTTCTGCTGGACTGGGAGGTCGGCTTCAACTTCCCGTGCCAGCATCCGTTCGACCATCGCTTCGGCGTCGCCGAGGTGCC
- a CDS encoding DUF6286 domain-containing Asp23/Gls24 family envelope stress response protein, with protein MTTQAGSDEVSDDPGSRGSVEIKDRAISRTAIAAALKDPRVTRTTGGLSRLTGRELPRADVTLGADTIAVNLYIGVRWPSQITEVTQAVHTAAEEALATMTGLHVHRVNVLVSDTTLDSGPAPEANPDASQAVSPRPPTAGPAAMPVALLFGFVLLGVAFVAGREFFIAHGSIGGSPWIADAIDWVARLHWQSWMIAAAIGAAVVGLSLVFVGVKPRTRTHSGLGDGAPTVWATPTDIARLCSAAAQSTRGVTDAHTVVTRKKIEVRVERDPGFEVDSVDTAVRDSLASVLSVAAGGRRLTVRHSVAQPTRVS; from the coding sequence GTGACGACGCAGGCTGGATCCGACGAGGTCAGCGACGACCCCGGTTCGCGCGGGAGCGTAGAAATAAAGGATCGGGCCATCTCCCGGACCGCCATCGCAGCGGCCTTGAAAGACCCTCGGGTCACCCGCACCACCGGTGGCCTCTCGCGACTGACCGGGCGAGAGCTACCCCGCGCCGACGTCACCCTCGGCGCGGACACGATTGCCGTCAACCTCTACATCGGTGTCCGGTGGCCGTCGCAGATCACCGAGGTCACCCAGGCAGTGCACACAGCCGCCGAAGAAGCACTGGCGACGATGACGGGACTGCACGTGCATCGGGTGAACGTGCTGGTATCCGACACCACCCTCGACAGCGGTCCCGCACCTGAGGCGAATCCCGATGCTTCGCAGGCTGTTTCACCCCGTCCCCCCACCGCCGGTCCGGCCGCGATGCCGGTGGCGCTGCTGTTCGGGTTCGTGCTGCTGGGCGTTGCCTTCGTAGCCGGCCGCGAGTTCTTCATCGCGCACGGAAGTATCGGTGGCAGTCCGTGGATCGCCGACGCGATCGACTGGGTCGCCCGATTGCACTGGCAGAGTTGGATGATCGCTGCGGCGATCGGTGCCGCCGTCGTCGGATTGTCACTCGTGTTCGTCGGAGTCAAACCGCGCACGAGAACCCATTCTGGCCTGGGCGACGGGGCGCCGACTGTCTGGGCAACTCCCACCGATATCGCTCGATTGTGCAGTGCTGCAGCGCAGTCCACTCGCGGAGTCACGGACGCGCATACCGTCGTGACGCGAAAGAAGATCGAGGTGCGGGTGGAGCGCGATCCTGGTTTCGAGGTCGACAGTGTCGATACTGCCGTGCGCGATTCCCTTGCTTCGGTGCTGTCCGTCGCCGCGGGTGGACGCAGGCTCACGGTTCGGCATTCGGTAGCGCAGCCGACGAGGGTCTCGTGA
- a CDS encoding membrane protein has translation MKTFVAGVDRLLAIVAGLVLVAGGGFALAWHYDVPWARETLSRFDRARIAELPQQGWWMPTLAIAVAVAVVVALVLLIGNFSPRSTGTASVIEEPHFSAHVDLSAIASGVAAELAEFHGVRRARGTAIDDRGMPTIAVSVYAAADFDVVAFTSLAESRAAFVAESLAGTYVATRIQLHVDKRR, from the coding sequence GTGAAGACATTCGTCGCCGGGGTGGATCGGCTTCTCGCCATCGTCGCCGGGCTCGTGCTCGTGGCCGGTGGCGGCTTCGCCCTTGCCTGGCACTACGACGTTCCGTGGGCACGAGAGACGCTGTCTCGCTTCGACCGTGCGCGTATTGCGGAGTTGCCGCAGCAGGGTTGGTGGATGCCGACGCTGGCGATCGCCGTCGCGGTCGCCGTCGTGGTGGCTCTGGTGTTGTTGATCGGCAACTTTTCTCCCCGAAGTACCGGAACGGCGAGCGTCATCGAGGAGCCGCACTTCTCGGCGCACGTGGACCTGAGTGCGATCGCTTCGGGCGTGGCCGCGGAGTTGGCAGAATTTCACGGTGTTCGACGAGCCAGAGGAACAGCGATCGATGATCGCGGTATGCCCACCATCGCTGTATCGGTCTATGCTGCAGCAGACTTCGATGTAGTTGCCTTCACCTCCCTGGCCGAATCACGAGCCGCATTCGTCGCCGAATCTCTCGCTGGTACCTACGTCGCTACCCGAATTCAGTTGCACGTCGACAAGCGTCGGTAA